A single region of the Lycium barbarum isolate Lr01 chromosome 2, ASM1917538v2, whole genome shotgun sequence genome encodes:
- the LOC132626956 gene encoding lipid droplet phospholipase 1-like, which yields MGVEDDKAEHLLVLVHGILASPSDWKYAQAELKTRLGRNFVMYASSCNTFTKTFTGIDGAGKRLANEIKMVVKKRDNTLKKISFLTHSLGGLIARYALALLYTSSSNKGLIAGLEPINFITLATPHLGVRGKKQLPFLLGVPILEKLAAPIAPIFVGKTGSQLFLTDGKPNKPPLLLRTASDCDDGKFISALGSFKSRVLYANVSYDHMVGWRTSSIRRERELFKPPRRSLDGYKHVVDMEYCPAVPSEGPHFPPEAAKAKEAAQNATSMQTTLEYHEIIEQEMILGLQRLSWKKVDVSFHSAFWPFFAHNNIHVKNEWLHNAGAGVIAHVADHIKQQEKQQEYSLFITASL from the coding sequence ATGGGCGTGGAGGATGATAAGGCTGAACATCTTCTTGTTCTTGTTCATGGCATCTTGGCGAGCCCGAGTGATTGGAAGTATGCACAAGCAGAGCTAAAAACGCGGTTGGGAAGAAACTTTGTGATGTATGCAAGTTCATGTAACACTTTCACCAAAACCTTCACTGGGATTGATGGAGCTGGAAAAAGGCTAGCAAATGAAATCAAGATGGTTGTAAAGAAGCGAGACAATACCTTAAAGAAGATTTCCTTTTTAACTCATTCTCTTGGTGGATTGATTGCAAGATATGCACTTGCTCTTCTTTATACATCATCATCAAATAAAGGATTGATTGCTGGGCTGGAACCAATCAATTTTATCACCTTGGCAACACCACATCTTGGCGTGAGAGGGAAAAAGCAGCTTCCATTTCTATTGGGAGTTCCTATCTTAGAGAAACTTGCAGCACCAATTGCTCCCATTTTTGTCGGTAAAACTGGTAGTCAGCTGTTCCTTACAGATGGCAAACCCAACAAACCACCTCTTCTACTTAGAACGGCATCCGACTGTGATGATGGTAAATTTATATCAGCCCTCGGTTCTTTCAAATCTCGCGTTCTTTATGCCAATGTCTCTTATGACCATATGGTTGGTTGGCGTACATCCTCTATAAGAAGGGAGAGGGAACTTTTCAAGCCTCCTCGCCGATCTTTGGATGGCTACAAGCATGTTGTAGATATGGAGTACTGTCCGGCCGTTCCATCTGAAGGTCCTCATTTCCCTCCTGAGGCAGCCAAAGCAAAGGAGGCAGCCCAAAATGCAACCAGCATGCAGACCACATTGGAATACCATGAAATTATTGAACAGGAAATGATACTTGGCTTACAGCGGTTGAGTTGGAAGAAAGTTGATGTTAGCTTTCACTCAGCGTTTTGGCCTTTCTTCGCTCATAACAATATCCATGTAAAGAATGAATGGCTTCACAATGCTGGAGCTGGAGTAATTGCTCACGTCGCAGACCACATCAAGCAACAAGAGAAGCAACAGGAATACTCCTTATTTATTACTGCTAGTTTGTAG